Genomic segment of Coffea arabica cultivar ET-39 chromosome 1e, Coffea Arabica ET-39 HiFi, whole genome shotgun sequence:
AGCTAGTAGAATATCTGGTACAACAGATCTTAAGTTTATCTACTGTATAGATTGCTCAAATTGAGGAAACCTTGTCTAGGCCATTACCATATTTAACAATTATCAGTAAAGATGGGTGAATAATCTGACGTTTAGATAAAACTTTAGAGGATCTTTTCTAGCAAATTGTCCTTATTTAAACACAGACTATAAAATTACATTCCTTGACTTTTGTTCATTTAGGTTACTCTTTCACTCTGACATGGGTAAACAACTCAAAGGGTGAACCAGAGTTGCTCTATCATGTTTTAGCACTTGGGACCTTTGAAAGAGTGGCACCAGAGTGGATGAGAGATGTCTTGATGTTCAGCATGAGTATGTGCCCTACCTTCTTTCATAGGGTAGCCCGAGTTATACAGCTCAATCACTGACAACTTTTAGCTTCTTTTCTGGTTCTAACTGGAGAAGCGTGGATGTGATCATCCTTCTGTCCTGGAAAGATTTCTAACAAATGGGTGATGCTTTTGTTGATCGTTTGTTATATTGATCTACTCCCACAAATGGATCTATACCTTTATATCTGACGCGGTGATGTCTTTGGATGAAGTCAGATTGGGCAGGTTCAAACCTATTCTGGTAATATTTACAGTACTTGCTTTTCTGCTGTTGTAAATTGAGCTATTTGTAATTGGTGACTTTATGTAAATGGCTTCATCACTGTGGCAATGGAACCTGCAGAAGGTGAGCGTGTTTTCTTTGAGTTTGTAATATGATTCTTAATATTGATGGATCTTCTGGTTCTAGAGGGgtataaaccaccttgtgtacCTATTATGCTGTACCTTCAGTTGTCAGACCTCTTATCTTCCGACCTCCCTTTCACCCCATCCCCCCACCTTCCCATCTTTTGCCAATAAAAATAAGGTAAAAGTGAAACTGCCTTTTGCATTCGTAGCTGCTTTTTGTCCTCTTTGCTGTGTGCATGGAAGAAGCATACCATTCTTACAATTAACATGGAAGGAGAAACCTTCATCCTCTGTCTAATAAGAGGTGGAACTTTCCTGGCAAGATTGTTAGCGTTCTTATCATTGGTCTTTGCTTTCATTTCTTGTTTTACAGGTCTTTTGTGGCTTGGATTCTGGAATGCTTCTGTAATTCCTTCCAAGCCTTGTCACTTTCTGTTTCTGTCTCTGTTTGTAAGATGTGTCATTTTCATTTGCTACTTGGACATTTAATTGTGGTGCATGATCTAATGGAGTCAACAGAGTTAAGTTAGAATTCAGTTACTGGCTTAAAATCTTTGTAATACTCGCCCTTGTATGCAAGGTCCAGGGTTGGGGTTGGCTTTTGCCGAATAGATCTCTCAAGCGATGGTGATGGGATGCAACAGGTTCTTCCTTGGTGGAAGGGTATACGTCTTGCCTGTTGTTGAAACTTGGACGTATCATCATGGAAGCTGGCTTTTTCCAGCATAGTGTTGCATCTGAAGTTGAGTTGAGCTTACTTTAGCAAGCTTGACTTTGGTTTGACTTTTCTTCTTGCTGAATTTTATAGTCAAATTCGACTTTGGAATGCCAAACATCATAGAAACCTTTATTGCTTAAacttgaaaaaaagagaaaagggttAACTAGTCAGCTTTGAGCATTCTTTAAAACTTGATGATGTAATTTTTTACAAAAGGTAGTAATTTCTGGTTTTTGTTAGTTAGGAGAGGTGATGATGAATGAATAATTTTGGTTTACTTGTAATCTTTACACTGCATGCGAAATAAAATGTTTTCCTAATAACTGTTATTTCTGTCTTTAATATTGACCAATCAAATAATAGCTCTTTTATAatatttttctctaattttcgACATTATTAGTCTCAAAGGGCACTTTAAATTGGTAGTTGGCACGTGAGTTTTTAGCCTAATTTTTAATGGACAAGTTTTTCTTATTACTTGTTCATAGTAACTCTCTAAAAATACCACAAAGTTTTTAATATACACatatcaaaatattcaaaaatacacaaattttttattttctttccatctttttcttcatcttttttcTCTCACCTCAACCCACCACCATCGACAAGCAACCTCCTTTTTCCCTCCCCTCCTCTTCCTCCCTCTTTCCCCTTCCTTCTCTCCCCCGCCACCCTCTCTCTCCTCCTACAGCCTTTGGTCGTCATGACCAAAGCCAATCACGAGATCGAATCTAGTCATTGCAACCAGAGATCTGGTCGTAGCAACCAAAAGCCCAGGACGGCGGGGAAGTTGGCGAGGAAAGGGAGGGGATAGGAGGAGAGGGGGACAAAGGGAGAGGGGAGGAGGGAAGAGGAAAGGgaaagagggaggaggagaagagggagagaaaaaggagaaaaaaaaaggctgtTGGTGTTGGTGACGGCGGCCCGTAGTGGGGAGGGAGGAAGAAGAGCACTGGTGGGGTGGGGGAGGGAAGAGAAAGAATAGTGGTAGAGTAAGGGAGAAGAAGAGgaggggaaaggaaagaaaataaaatgaaatatttacacaatctaaaattttttttttacaagatTTACAGTAAAATTTAATATTCAAAAAACTCGCTATCGAAATGGGGTTTTCATCTCCTAAAACATTAATAAGCATAATCAATCATTAGTAGTACATGGATATGCTTTAATGAAGAGACAATTACACGAGGTAAGTTTGAAATTTATGAATGTAAAAGATCGGTATGCAAATTAAAGAGCATGGGTTAGCTACGACATCTAGAGTAATTTGGTTTAAGGTTAACTTCTCTTCAAAACCTATCCTTTTCTTGCCCCCAGGACCACATCttcatcattttattttaggGTGGATTTGTTTAACAAGTGCACTTGTTAAGAGAGGCATCgagtgttatttttttttttggagaagtgAAAATTGAATTAGAAAATCGTGTAAATGCAAACGGGTAATAGATATGAGCTTGTGCATATAAAAAGGTACATTACAAATAAATTAGGTATAGTAATCAGGCGTTCTAATAACtttgagctttttttttttccattttcttctcctgcCAACAAATTTTCATACTTTGCTGAAGCTTCCATGGACTTATTGGAGGCTGCTGTAGTTCTTCACTCATAACCTAATTCTACGCATGACCACTTTACAACATCTATTATAAGCACAAAACCAATTCTTGCTTGCAAAACTTTACGTAATCTGTAAGAGAAATCTTTAGTAACTTCAACCGCTGACACTACATTTTCAAACATaacaaccacaaaaaaaaatacaggGAAAAAAATGTAGTAATTGCATTCAATTCGTCAAGAAAATCCATTTTTGGAGCAAATGATCACGAAAATTGCTATACAACTCAAAATCACTTGTATACAGGGTTTGTTGAAGATTCCATGGGCTTACCAGAGGATTCTTCACTCATGACGTGTTATAAAACATGATCACTTGACATCTATCGTATGAAAAAAATCTAGAAATCATATTCAATCCGTCAAGAAAATCCATTGTTGGAGcaaatcatcaagaaaattgCTAGTACAGCTCAAAAACCACTCATCTAAACTACAACAATTAGCAAATCAAAACGgagaaaaaaagtaaaaaaaaaaaaaaatttctggcaGATGATGCCTTGCCTTCAAAAGCAACAGTCACAATCAAACGGGCACAAAGGAGTACCTCCAGCATCCGCCCTCCCAATCCCCAACTCCTCTTCAGTATATATAGCTAGACCATCTCCGGTCTTCTTCCTCAGCCTCCGCCCAGCTCCTCCTGTTGCAGCTGCTGGTGGGTCACTCCCACCATTTTCCCTTCTAGAACCATTTTTGCTTGTATTCCTCTTACCAGTATTATTCTTCTTTGTCATCATTTTATCGTGATCCGACTCTTTAGCTGGCTTCTTGGATGTGGGCTTCTGATTATCtgatttcttgctttgcttcttCTTTGAAGCGAAAATCTCATCAATCTCATCCCTGGTTCTTTTCGTGGGATGCTGCTTTTTCTGCTCTTGTACTTCCACATCAGCGGCAGCACCAGCAGCTGAAACTGATGATTCTACAGCTGATTTTGTagcattctttttgtttttgggcaTTGCCACCCTGGAAGGCGGAAGAGATGAGCGTTTGAATTGATGAACCCTAATAAGGTAAAACCCAATTTGCAGAGT
This window contains:
- the LOC113703447 gene encoding uncharacterized protein translates to MPKNKKNATKSAVESSVSAAGAAADVEVQEQKKQHPTKRTRDEIDEIFASKKKQSKKSDNQKPTSKKPAKESDHDKMMTKKNNTGKRNTSKNGSRRENGGSDPPAAATGGAGRRLRKKTGDGLAIYTEEELGIGRADAGGTPLCPFDCDCCF